TTGCGGAAAGATGAAAACACGTAATTTCGCTTAGATTAAACTTATTTCTATTCTCTCCCTACCACTTCCAGGCTTCTTTCCCCGGTCTAAACGAATTTTCCCAATTTCACAAGTATTCCTAGGATGGGTTCCACCACACGCCATTACGGGAAAAATTTCAATCTTCCAGTACCTACGATTTGGATCTTGCTCATCACTCCACGTCTGAATTTCATAGCCCTTACTGATTATCTCGTTTGCCCTCTCCTCAACAAGCTTAAGTTTATTTAAATCTAGCCTATCAGTGAAAAAATAGTCAGACCTATCTTTCTTATCGTCCAGCAACCCCGAAGAAGATGGCTTACAGGCTTCTCCAAAAACTTCCTGCATTAAATAATAAACTATATGTGCAGCTGAGTGTAGCTTCATGATTTTATACCTTCTTTCCCAATCTATTTTTCCATGCACAAGGTCTCCAACCTTGAAGGGGGGCTCTTTTTCAAGAATGTGAGTCACTGTATACATTTCGTCTTTTTGGGCATTAACAACTTTTACCCCGCTAATTTCGCCGATGTCACCGACTTGCCCACCACCTTGGGGAAAGAAACAAGTCTTATCTAGGATAACCTTGTTTCCATCGATTTTCAACACAACAGCATCGAACTCGACTTGATAGGGATTTTCCCAAAAGAGTTTTCTAGTCATTTACCCCTCCATCCTCTAATCATTCTAGGCATAATTTTAATCGAATACTTATAAGATGTTAGGGTTAGACTCTTTTCTTTACGTAGTTAGCTAAATCAATAAAATCAGGTTCGTTCTAATTTTATTTGGAGGAAGATATGTGGTTAAAATCGCCATTCTCGGAGCAGGCGTCATGGGTAGTGCCTTAACGGTCCCACTGGCTGCGAATAATCATGAAATCAATCTATGGGGAACTGAACTAGACACAGAGATCATAGAAGAAATCCGAAAGATTGGCTTACATCCCAGGTTAAATCTCAAAATTCCAAAAAATGTTGAAACATTTTCAGTCGAGCAATTAGACCTAGCTTTAAAAGATAGACAGATCATCGTGCTTGGCATTTCTTCAGAAGCAGTGAAAATTATTACAAAAAGGTTAGCTCCGTATCTAAAGAAGGATGTAATTATTGTAACTGTCGCCAAAGGTTTAGAAATGGATCCAACTGGAAAAATTCTGACAATGCCGGAAGTAATTGAAAACGAACTACCAACCGAGTATCGTGGAAAAATCCCAATAGTTGCAATTGGGGGACCATCGATAGCAAAAGAAGTAGCCCAAGAAATCCCAACCGCCGTTGTCTTTGCTTCAACAGAGATTAAGGCAGCTGAGCTGTGCCGAGAAATATTCTCAACCCCTAAGTATAGAGTAGAAGTCACAGCGGACGTTAAAGGCGTTGAACTTTGCGCCGCGCTGAAGAACACCTACGCAATTGCGGTGGGAATCTGCGAAGGATTAAGAAAAAGAAACAACCTAGAAACAATGAATAACACAAAAGCCTTGGTATTCACGTATGCGGTAAAAGAAATGAACAAGATAATTCAAACGCTAGGAGGAAAAACTGAAACAGTTATGGGCTTAGCAGGCATAGGAGATTTGGATGTCACCTGTAAAGGTGGGCGAAATGCATTCTTTGGAGAAATCCTTGGATCAGGAGTGACGGCAACCCAAGCGCTAGATGAGATGAAAAGAAGAAAACAAACGGTTGAGGGTTACCCAACAACCCAGAAAGCTTACGAGCTAGGACGAGCACTGCAAAGAGAAGGCAAGTTAAACATTGAGAATGACCTTCCCCTTTTAAAGGAGCTTTACGCAGTTCTATACGAAGATAAACCGGCCGATAAAGCGATGGAAAATTTCTTAAGTCGAGTTGCAACGATCAAAGGACAGTGAGGGAGTTTTGCCATACTGTAAAAACTGTGGAAAAGAAATTAAGCCGGATGTACGCTTCTGTCCTTATTGTGGAACCCCTGACCCAACTGCAACGATTACACCCACGACGGTCACGCCACTCCTAGAAGTCCCAGATATTATAGTTACAACTACACCTGCAGTGCCAGGTTATGAAGTTGTGAAAACTCTAGGCTTAGTCCATGGTCTAACTGTGAGAACTAGGGGAGTAGGCGGTAAAATTGTAGCAGGAATTGAAAGCCTATTTGGAGGAGAAGTGCCCGCGTACACAGCAGAATGCGAAAAAGCGAGAAAAGAATCGCTAGAAAGACTTGTGCAAAACGCCAGAGCCCTGGGCGCAAATGCCGTTATCGGCGTTGACTTTGAAACTAGTGATGTATTAACTGGAATGGCAACAATCTTCGCTGCTTACGGAACTGCGGTAATAGTTAAACCCTTAGGAAAGTAGCGTAATTAGCTCGCCTTTTCACTGAAAGCCTTTGCTAAAAACCCAACAACTAAACAAATAAAGGAAAAGAAAGTATAGTAAAATTGATGGGGCTAAAAATGAATAACGACACCGAGACTTCACAGCCATTTCTATCAAAAGCCAAGTTTGTAAGGATTCCCATCACCCTTCTCACCCTACTAAAACAAGACACGAGTGGCGCGTTATCAATACAGCACGTTAGAGAAGAGCAAAAAGAAATCCTTTTCCCCAGACAAACATTTGAAGAGTTAGCACAACACAGTACAGAGGACTTCGCCGAATTTATTAAAAGCCAGTATCCAAATACGATTTCACTTATTATTAAGTATCATGAAAGGGATGGC
The DNA window shown above is from Candidatus Bathyarchaeota archaeon and carries:
- a CDS encoding alanyl-tRNA editing protein, which encodes MTRKLFWENPYQVEFDAVVLKIDGNKVILDKTCFFPQGGGQVGDIGEISGVKVVNAQKDEMYTVTHILEKEPPFKVGDLVHGKIDWERRYKIMKLHSAAHIVYYLMQEVFGEACKPSSSGLLDDKKDRSDYFFTDRLDLNKLKLVEERANEIISKGYEIQTWSDEQDPNRRYWKIEIFPVMACGGTHPRNTCEIGKIRLDRGKKPGSGRERIEISLI
- a CDS encoding NAD(P)-binding domain-containing protein, with amino-acid sequence MVKIAILGAGVMGSALTVPLAANNHEINLWGTELDTEIIEEIRKIGLHPRLNLKIPKNVETFSVEQLDLALKDRQIIVLGISSEAVKIITKRLAPYLKKDVIIVTVAKGLEMDPTGKILTMPEVIENELPTEYRGKIPIVAIGGPSIAKEVAQEIPTAVVFASTEIKAAELCREIFSTPKYRVEVTADVKGVELCAALKNTYAIAVGICEGLRKRNNLETMNNTKALVFTYAVKEMNKIIQTLGGKTETVMGLAGIGDLDVTCKGGRNAFFGEILGSGVTATQALDEMKRRKQTVEGYPTTQKAYELGRALQREGKLNIENDLPLLKELYAVLYEDKPADKAMENFLSRVATIKGQ
- a CDS encoding heavy metal-binding domain-containing protein; amino-acid sequence: MPYCKNCGKEIKPDVRFCPYCGTPDPTATITPTTVTPLLEVPDIIVTTTPAVPGYEVVKTLGLVHGLTVRTRGVGGKIVAGIESLFGGEVPAYTAECEKARKESLERLVQNARALGANAVIGVDFETSDVLTGMATIFAAYGTAVIVKPLGK